Proteins from a genomic interval of Clostridium sp. 'deep sea':
- a CDS encoding phosphatase PAP2 family protein encodes MAIIKKYRIPIVFTLIYMAIFILMQAGLLKQVDDVIDLKSRTITNTTVHKFFIIITNLGSGKVIGAICILTLFYTYNKLNNFRVLSILFFSSVGCYLLNSIIKNLIQRPRPPLPHLVVEHTPSFPSGHAMISMCFYLTLALILNKMNFKNIKAIKIALILLAILIAVSRVILHVHYFSDIIAGLTLGYSLYKLLKLKYCF; translated from the coding sequence ATGGCTATTATAAAAAAATATCGCATTCCTATTGTGTTTACCTTAATTTATATGGCAATATTCATCTTAATGCAAGCAGGGTTATTGAAACAAGTTGATGATGTTATAGATTTAAAATCACGTACCATAACCAATACTACAGTTCATAAGTTTTTTATTATTATAACTAATTTAGGATCTGGTAAAGTTATTGGAGCTATTTGCATTTTAACACTTTTTTATACTTACAATAAGCTTAATAATTTTAGAGTGTTGTCTATACTATTTTTTTCGTCAGTGGGTTGTTATTTGTTAAACTCTATAATAAAAAACCTTATCCAAAGACCTCGCCCACCATTACCTCATTTGGTTGTTGAACACACACCTAGTTTTCCAAGTGGGCACGCCATGATAAGTATGTGTTTTTATTTAACTTTAGCTTTAATTTTAAATAAAATGAATTTTAAAAACATTAAAGCTATAAAAATAGCCTTAATCTTGTTAGCAATATTAATTGCAGTGAGTAGAGTGATACTTCATGTACATTATTTTTCTGATATTATTGCAGGCCTAACTCTTGGTTATAGCTTATATAAATTACTTAAATTAAAATATTGCTTTTAA
- a CDS encoding C69 family dipeptidase: MNNGGLYRYNGETYSYLWLESPGLEFSDNCFNEHGVAVAGNGCPTKEDDIEIVSKRGDIVDGGVGYMLPQLIAMLAKTAKEGVLVAAKIIEQFGYTGTGRTLTIADANEAWIMSIVRGKHYIANRVPDDKVVVVPNTHIINQEIHLNDPSKTIYSKGLIEYAIARGWHNKNEQFNFTKAYSSNANAETLRNKYGVDSRQWYVQSLISGKTAEYPPKTALPFAVKPKQKVNVKWVMGLLRSHLENIPQLTNFTDGNPHRYEADIDHCLIRMACNIATQESSIFQLRSNYPVEFGCLAWRALSVPCLSVYTPWYCGIKEVPARHHVDIARDKHYNPPNEIFKDENMAFWSFYNLAWYADRLSKEQQEHIKQTFAKIEDQQFNKQQVMEDMFSTLYNSNKKLCLEMITQYSEERSAVAELVAMQLLKDN, from the coding sequence TTGAATAATGGTGGGCTATATAGATATAACGGTGAAACATACTCTTACCTGTGGCTGGAAAGCCCTGGTTTAGAGTTTAGCGATAATTGCTTTAATGAACATGGGGTAGCAGTTGCAGGCAATGGTTGTCCCACAAAAGAAGATGACATAGAGATTGTAAGCAAAAGAGGCGATATTGTAGATGGTGGGGTTGGCTATATGTTGCCCCAACTCATTGCTATGTTAGCTAAAACTGCTAAAGAAGGTGTGTTAGTTGCTGCTAAAATAATAGAGCAATTTGGTTACACAGGTACAGGCAGAACTCTAACTATTGCCGATGCCAATGAGGCCTGGATAATGTCGATTGTAAGAGGAAAACACTATATTGCCAATAGAGTACCAGATGACAAGGTAGTAGTTGTTCCTAACACCCATATCATTAATCAGGAAATACATTTAAACGACCCCAGTAAAACAATTTATTCTAAGGGTTTAATAGAGTATGCTATAGCCAGAGGATGGCATAACAAAAACGAGCAATTTAACTTTACCAAGGCCTATAGCAGTAATGCAAATGCTGAAACATTGCGTAATAAATATGGGGTAGATTCACGTCAGTGGTATGTTCAGAGTTTAATTTCTGGTAAAACTGCGGAATATCCACCTAAAACAGCACTACCTTTTGCAGTAAAGCCAAAGCAAAAAGTAAATGTAAAGTGGGTAATGGGTTTGTTGAGAAGTCATTTAGAAAACATACCACAATTAACTAACTTCACAGATGGTAACCCTCACAGATATGAGGCTGATATAGACCATTGTTTAATACGAATGGCCTGTAATATAGCTACCCAAGAGAGTTCTATTTTTCAGTTAAGAAGTAATTATCCTGTAGAATTTGGTTGTTTGGCATGGAGAGCATTATCGGTTCCTTGCCTCAGTGTTTATACCCCATGGTATTGTGGTATAAAAGAGGTGCCAGCAAGACACCATGTAGATATAGCAAGAGATAAACACTATAATCCACCTAATGAAATCTTTAAAGATGAAAACATGGCATTTTGGAGTTTCTATAACTTAGCATGGTATGCTGATAGGCTTAGTAAAGAGCAGCAAGAACATATTAAACAAACTTTTGCTAAAATTGAAGATCAGCAATTTAACAAACAGCAGGTTATGGAGGATATGTTTTCGACCCTATACAATAGTAATAAAAAATTGTGTTTAGAAATGATTACTCAATACTCTGAGGAAAGGTCTGCTGTAGCAGAATTAGTGGCCATGCAGTTATTAAAGGACAATTAA
- a CDS encoding HAMP domain-containing sensor histidine kinase → MKRNSQSIVIRITIVHVAIIILVSVSVVLSVTLTLSNYIMQRSHYELTTTASAIVNVVKNFGLRDFSSFEEWLNDEPVLQRDAKVIILDNHFNIKINSSNNELFGGYLRLPIDFQSQILSGKEKGAYKGYLYAVKPITTSGVGLTLGYVLALSNHQETIIIRNSILSSVLRIIFVAVLLGIVFSGYITRRLIQPLQKLEVRIKEIASGEFEGKLEVEIDDEIGDVTKAFNKMSKQLVQYNQAQVRFIQNASHELKSPLMNIQGYAEGLQEEIFNDEEEENAYEIISEECQRLKNLIEELLYISKIDDDKAKLEFQTIRISDVVNDAIRTVYTRIKQSNIDLQVNINEEIVVDGNYAFLVRAVANILDNAVRHTRSFIRIDVREEDSIIISVADNGQGFNEEDLPHIFERFYKGDSGNTGLGMAIVADIVQKHHGTISADNLPELGAMVIIELPITKNKKGLSRKA, encoded by the coding sequence TTGAAAAGAAATAGTCAATCAATAGTTATAAGAATAACTATTGTACATGTTGCTATAATAATCTTAGTAAGTGTTTCTGTTGTATTGTCTGTTACATTAACCCTTAGTAATTATATCATGCAAAGATCTCATTATGAGCTTACAACAACGGCCAGTGCTATTGTTAATGTAGTTAAAAACTTTGGATTAAGAGATTTTAGTTCATTTGAAGAGTGGCTTAATGATGAACCAGTGTTACAAAGAGATGCCAAAGTTATTATTTTGGACAACCACTTTAACATTAAAATAAATAGTTCCAATAATGAGCTTTTTGGAGGCTATTTAAGATTGCCTATTGATTTTCAAAGTCAAATACTATCAGGAAAAGAAAAAGGGGCATATAAAGGTTATCTTTATGCAGTAAAACCTATTACTACCAGTGGTGTTGGTTTAACCTTAGGTTACGTTTTAGCACTTAGCAATCATCAAGAAACAATAATAATAAGAAACAGCATTTTATCGTCGGTTTTAAGAATAATATTTGTTGCGGTATTACTAGGTATTGTGTTTTCAGGATATATAACCAGAAGATTAATCCAGCCACTGCAAAAACTTGAGGTAAGAATTAAAGAAATAGCTAGTGGTGAATTTGAGGGCAAGCTAGAGGTTGAAATTGATGATGAAATTGGTGATGTAACCAAAGCTTTTAATAAAATGAGTAAACAATTGGTTCAATATAATCAAGCTCAGGTTCGTTTTATTCAAAATGCATCACATGAGCTAAAAAGTCCTTTGATGAATATACAGGGTTACGCTGAGGGATTGCAAGAAGAAATATTTAATGACGAAGAAGAAGAAAATGCTTATGAAATAATTTCTGAGGAATGTCAGCGATTAAAAAATTTAATAGAAGAATTATTGTATATTAGCAAAATAGATGATGATAAAGCGAAATTAGAGTTTCAAACAATACGTATTTCAGATGTAGTAAACGATGCCATAAGAACTGTTTATACCCGTATTAAACAAAGTAACATAGATTTACAGGTTAATATTAACGAGGAAATAGTTGTTGATGGAAACTATGCCTTTTTGGTAAGAGCAGTTGCCAATATTTTAGATAATGCTGTACGACATACAAGGTCTTTTATTAGAATAGATGTAAGAGAAGAAGATTCAATAATAATTAGTGTAGCTGATAATGGCCAAGGATTTAATGAAGAAGATCTACCTCATATTTTTGAGCGTTTTTATAAAGGAGATAGTGGCAATACGGGATTAGGTATGGCAATAGTTGCTGATATAGTGCAAAAACATCATGGCACAATAAGTGCAGATAATTTACCAGAGTTAGGTGCCATGGTTATTATCGAGTTGCCAATTACTAAAAATAAAAAGGGTTTATCGCGTAAAGCATAG
- the tnpA gene encoding IS200/IS605 family transposase — protein MAKSLAHTKWVCKYHIVFTPKYRRKIIYYKLRKDIQNIIKDLCKWKGIEIIEGYMKADHVHLLLSIPPKLSVSQVMGYLKGKSAMMIFERHANLKYKFGKRNFWATGYYVSTVGIRTATVQKYIREQDKHDQIEDKLYTKEYVNPFKGSK, from the coding sequence ATGGCAAAAAGTTTAGCACATACAAAGTGGGTATGCAAATATCATATAGTATTCACCCCGAAGTATAGAAGGAAAATAATATACTATAAGTTAAGAAAAGATATACAAAATATAATAAAAGATTTATGTAAATGGAAAGGTATCGAAATCATAGAGGGATATATGAAAGCAGATCATGTACATCTGTTGCTATCAATACCTCCAAAGTTGAGTGTATCACAAGTAATGGGATATCTTAAAGGGAAAAGTGCAATGATGATATTTGAGAGGCATGCAAATTTAAAGTATAAGTTTGGGAAGAGAAATTTTTGGGCAACAGGATACTATGTAAGTACTGTAGGTATAAGAACTGCAACAGTACAGAAATATATTAGAGAACAAGATAAACATGATCAAATAGAAGATAAATTATATACCAAAGAGTACGTAAACCCTTTTAAGGGTAGCAAGTAA
- a CDS encoding Na/Pi cotransporter family protein, translating into MLDFQAIGLSLVAGLGLFLYGMQLMAGGLQKAAGDRMRRLLEVLTSNSLLAVLVGTVTTAIVQSSSATSVMVIGFVNAGLMTLKQAVGVILGANIGTTITTQMVSFKLTHFAPVAIGIGIILLMFGKKRSTKDVGEIFLGFGILFFGMDTMSEAMKPLRTYQPFIDLMASVAQNPLLGVAIATVFTAIIQSSSATTAIVVALASQGLLDFEAALPLILGSNIGTTITALIASINTSLTSRRAAIAHAIFNVGGVVIFMLILKPFSVLAMSTSTIPERQIANAHTIFNIANTLMLVPFITYYVRFIEKIVPEKSKDKVDEGSNINLYLDRMLLSNPSIALGQATREIYRMGEIALDMLNSTEKAFLSDDIKLIKHAYELEQTINQLEREVMDYLVDVSQSSLTEDQSVRLNYLFECVNDIERIGDHTENIAELAENKVDKKLPFSKTAYNELNNMYNEIRTMVEDSLDVLKKHNEPLIKRVGEKEQEIDLLEAQLRKHHIKRLSDGTCHPQSGIVYLDIISNFERIADHANNVCVRSS; encoded by the coding sequence ATGTTAGATTTTCAGGCGATTGGTTTGAGTCTAGTCGCAGGTTTAGGTTTATTTCTTTACGGAATGCAATTAATGGCTGGTGGATTACAAAAAGCTGCTGGAGATCGCATGAGGAGGTTATTAGAGGTTTTAACTTCTAACTCACTTTTAGCGGTTTTAGTAGGAACCGTAACTACAGCAATTGTGCAGAGCAGTAGTGCAACATCGGTTATGGTTATTGGTTTTGTAAATGCAGGATTAATGACTCTAAAGCAAGCAGTAGGGGTTATTTTAGGTGCTAATATTGGTACAACCATTACAACTCAAATGGTTTCTTTTAAGCTCACACACTTTGCTCCAGTTGCCATTGGCATTGGCATTATCTTATTAATGTTTGGTAAAAAGAGAAGTACTAAAGACGTTGGCGAGATCTTTTTAGGTTTTGGTATCCTATTTTTTGGTATGGATACTATGAGCGAAGCAATGAAGCCACTTAGAACATATCAGCCATTTATAGATTTAATGGCGAGTGTGGCTCAAAATCCTCTCTTAGGAGTAGCAATTGCAACAGTATTTACCGCAATTATTCAGAGTAGTAGTGCTACAACGGCAATAGTAGTAGCCTTAGCATCACAAGGATTATTAGATTTTGAGGCGGCCTTACCACTTATTTTAGGTAGTAATATAGGCACAACAATTACAGCTTTAATAGCTTCAATTAATACCTCTCTTACTTCTCGAAGGGCGGCCATAGCACATGCTATTTTTAATGTTGGAGGGGTAGTTATTTTTATGTTAATACTAAAACCCTTCTCCGTATTAGCCATGTCAACATCAACGATACCAGAGAGACAAATTGCCAATGCGCATACAATATTTAACATAGCAAATACCTTAATGCTTGTACCATTTATAACTTACTATGTAAGGTTTATTGAAAAAATCGTTCCTGAAAAAAGTAAAGATAAAGTCGATGAAGGTAGTAATATAAACCTTTATCTCGATAGAATGTTATTAAGTAACCCATCTATAGCTTTAGGTCAAGCTACTCGAGAAATTTATCGTATGGGTGAAATAGCACTAGATATGTTAAACTCAACAGAAAAGGCGTTTTTAAGCGATGATATAAAACTAATAAAACATGCATATGAATTAGAGCAAACAATTAATCAGTTAGAGCGAGAGGTTATGGATTACCTTGTAGATGTATCCCAAAGTAGTTTAACAGAGGATCAATCTGTACGCCTTAACTACTTGTTTGAGTGTGTAAATGATATAGAGCGTATTGGAGACCACACTGAAAACATTGCTGAGTTAGCTGAAAACAAAGTAGATAAAAAGCTACCATTCTCTAAAACAGCCTATAATGAATTAAATAATATGTATAATGAAATAAGAACTATGGTTGAAGATAGCTTAGATGTTCTTAAAAAGCATAACGAACCACTAATTAAACGAGTAGGTGAGAAAGAGCAAGAAATTGATTTGCTTGAAGCTCAGCTTCGTAAACATCATATAAAACGATTAAGTGATGGAACCTGTCACCCACAGTCTGGAATTGTATATTTAGACATAATTTCAAATTTTGAGAGAATTGCTGATCACGCAAATAATGTGTGTGTGCGAAGTTCATAA
- a CDS encoding DUF1540 domain-containing protein: MDPKVRCDIKKCVHNLGGTNCGAQTLEIQYNNSAGSQATICNTYQSYYEGADNVVLNTNASYTTQSTANINSVKVNPIAKCQVTDCKYNANNGYCNAKSISVTLNKTSECTTYNPKK; this comes from the coding sequence ATGGATCCAAAAGTTAGATGCGATATTAAAAAATGTGTTCATAATTTGGGTGGAACAAATTGCGGGGCACAAACTTTAGAAATTCAATATAATAATAGTGCAGGGTCACAAGCTACCATCTGCAACACCTATCAGTCATATTATGAAGGTGCTGACAATGTAGTTTTAAACACTAATGCGAGCTATACAACCCAGTCCACTGCTAATATTAATTCTGTAAAAGTTAACCCTATTGCAAAATGTCAGGTCACAGACTGTAAATATAATGCGAATAATGGTTATTGTAATGCTAAATCTATTAGTGTTACCTTAAATAAAACTAGTGAATGTACTACTTATAATCCTAAAAAATAA
- a CDS encoding ROK family protein codes for MAKVLGIDIGGTKISAIVTNEKGIILHKETAKTEGYLGQQHVLSLLINLIRNTLISQKNIESIGIGTPGYVNASEGIVVYSMGVIKDWVNIKLREHVGKHFNLPIVVENDANAAAIGEGWLGAGQNLSDYMVVTLGTSVGGAYVNKKFGVLSGHSWRGGEIGHSILYPNGKACLCGQRGCAELYLSGTALVSNFNDLGGEAKSGEDVFVALKQKDPKAVKVMMNFANDLATLLVSIQNILDPQAFIISGGLIHTKQHWWQELNSLLNLKSNKGVAVKILPAKLLNDAGALGSAKLALDLLEE; via the coding sequence ATGGCTAAGGTGCTAGGAATAGATATTGGTGGAACTAAAATTAGTGCAATAGTTACCAATGAAAAGGGCATAATTTTACATAAAGAAACAGCTAAAACAGAGGGGTATTTAGGACAACAACATGTGTTATCTCTATTAATTAATTTAATAAGAAATACTTTAATATCACAAAAAAATATAGAATCTATTGGCATAGGCACACCTGGCTATGTGAATGCAAGTGAGGGTATTGTAGTATACTCAATGGGAGTAATTAAGGACTGGGTTAACATCAAGCTAAGAGAACATGTAGGTAAACATTTTAATCTACCTATTGTTGTAGAGAATGATGCCAATGCAGCCGCAATTGGTGAAGGCTGGTTAGGAGCAGGGCAAAACCTGAGCGATTATATGGTAGTGACTTTAGGCACCAGTGTTGGAGGAGCCTATGTTAATAAAAAATTTGGAGTATTATCAGGCCATAGTTGGCGAGGGGGAGAGATTGGGCATAGTATTTTATACCCTAATGGTAAAGCCTGTTTATGTGGTCAACGGGGTTGTGCAGAGCTCTACTTATCAGGAACAGCCTTAGTAAGCAATTTTAATGATTTAGGTGGAGAGGCTAAAAGTGGAGAAGATGTTTTTGTAGCCTTAAAGCAAAAAGACCCTAAGGCAGTAAAGGTAATGATGAACTTTGCCAATGACCTTGCAACTCTTTTAGTTAGTATTCAAAATATTTTAGATCCCCAAGCCTTTATTATAAGTGGAGGTTTAATTCATACTAAACAACATTGGTGGCAGGAGCTCAATAGTCTCTTAAACCTAAAAAGCAATAAAGGTGTAGCCGTTAAAATTTTGCCTGCTAAACTATTAAATGATGCGGGTGCTTTAGGTAGTGCCAAGTTAGCATTAGACTTATTGGAGGAATAA
- the nagA gene encoding N-acetylglucosamine-6-phosphate deacetylase, which translates to MKAIYNAKIITPKKVITNGYLLYTNRIIEIGTMPLPIGQYEQEIDAEGGYALPGLIDIHTHGNCGADSMDSCAKSLKTICDFNSQNGITSFLPTTMTDSLNNIKNALINIRNCKKLALNSRILGAHLEGPFINKLKKGAQNEQYIVKPNSTLIDEFSDVIKIITYAPEQDNDFIFTEYLTQHYPNIVLSMGHSLASYDIACYALERGVKSATHLFNGMTSLHHREPGIVGAVLEKDIYCELIADNIHVHPAWYRIISNVKKLNKLVLISDSMKATGLSDGEYDFAGQTVVVKNNIARLKHNNSLAGSTLTLNKAILNIMKNSNLSICEVVNMASLNPATLLNINKDYGSLEELKVADIALCNEELTVHTTILAGITVYNNNKNEGE; encoded by the coding sequence ATGAAAGCAATTTATAATGCAAAGATAATAACCCCCAAAAAGGTTATAACAAATGGATACCTTTTATATACCAACAGAATAATAGAAATAGGCACTATGCCTTTACCCATTGGTCAGTATGAACAGGAAATAGATGCTGAAGGTGGTTATGCTTTGCCAGGATTAATAGATATTCATACCCATGGTAATTGTGGTGCAGATAGCATGGATAGTTGTGCTAAATCTCTTAAAACAATCTGTGATTTTAATAGTCAAAATGGTATAACAAGTTTTTTACCTACAACTATGACTGACTCATTAAATAATATTAAGAATGCTTTGATAAATATAAGAAATTGTAAAAAACTAGCTTTAAATAGTAGGATTTTGGGTGCGCACCTAGAGGGACCCTTTATAAATAAACTAAAAAAAGGGGCTCAAAACGAGCAGTATATCGTAAAGCCAAACTCTACTTTAATAGATGAATTTAGTGATGTAATTAAAATAATAACTTATGCTCCCGAGCAAGATAATGATTTTATATTTACAGAATATCTTACCCAACATTACCCCAATATAGTGTTATCTATGGGGCATAGTTTAGCTAGTTATGATATTGCCTGTTATGCTTTAGAGCGGGGTGTTAAAAGTGCAACCCATTTATTTAATGGCATGACATCACTGCATCATCGTGAACCAGGCATTGTAGGGGCAGTATTAGAAAAAGATATTTATTGTGAGTTAATTGCTGACAATATTCATGTTCACCCTGCATGGTACAGAATTATCTCAAACGTAAAAAAGCTAAACAAACTTGTTTTAATATCCGACTCCATGAAGGCCACTGGTTTATCTGATGGAGAGTATGATTTTGCCGGACAAACAGTGGTTGTAAAAAATAACATAGCCAGATTAAAACACAATAATAGCCTTGCAGGCAGTACCTTAACCCTTAATAAGGCCATACTAAATATTATGAAAAATAGCAACTTAAGTATCTGTGAAGTAGTTAATATGGCAAGCTTAAACCCTGCAACACTATTAAACATAAATAAAGATTATGGCTCTTTAGAAGAACTTAAGGTTGCCGATATAGCTTTGTGTAATGAAGAGTTAACCGTACATACAACAATCCTTGCTGGTATAACAGTATACAATAATAACAAGAATGAGGGTGAGTAA
- a CDS encoding polysaccharide deacetylase family protein produces MYLAREKKRRKAKYNFVVFVIVILALAVTLNVFFIRSFEKRLQTEIDSLKAELEQKQQENDNLKTENEKLNTDLDDYKARVDRLNGVAVPHPPEKTVYLTIDDGPSSHTEPILDILKKYNVKATFFVIGHNTDNAKRLYKKIIDEGHALGNHTYSHNYGQIYKSVDAFMEDVYKLDKFIYEITGTKMTVVRYPGGSSNRLTNLARIKSIAKRLLSEGYQYFDWNVDSQDGTRNPPAAEVMTKKIVDQVKRTKTSIVLMHDLGSKKSTVEALPKIIEQLSALGYKFGTLNEKSYYVHHR; encoded by the coding sequence ATGTACTTAGCAAGGGAGAAAAAGAGAAGAAAGGCTAAATATAATTTTGTTGTGTTTGTTATTGTGATTCTTGCTCTGGCAGTAACTTTAAATGTGTTTTTTATTCGCTCATTTGAAAAAAGACTACAGACAGAAATAGACTCATTAAAGGCTGAATTAGAGCAAAAACAACAAGAGAATGATAACCTTAAAACAGAGAACGAAAAACTAAACACAGACTTAGATGATTACAAAGCAAGGGTAGACAGGTTGAATGGGGTAGCAGTACCCCATCCCCCTGAAAAAACTGTTTACCTAACAATTGATGATGGTCCTAGTTCTCACACGGAACCAATATTAGATATCTTAAAAAAATATAATGTTAAAGCAACATTTTTTGTAATTGGTCATAATACTGACAATGCAAAAAGACTATATAAAAAAATAATTGATGAAGGTCATGCTTTAGGAAACCACACCTATAGTCACAACTATGGTCAAATATATAAATCGGTAGATGCTTTTATGGAGGATGTCTATAAGTTAGATAAATTTATCTACGAAATAACAGGCACTAAAATGACTGTAGTGCGTTACCCTGGAGGTTCTTCAAATAGATTAACAAACTTAGCAAGGATAAAAAGTATCGCAAAAAGATTATTGAGTGAAGGATATCAATACTTCGATTGGAACGTTGACAGTCAGGATGGAACAAGAAATCCCCCAGCAGCCGAAGTAATGACAAAGAAGATAGTAGATCAAGTTAAAAGAACCAAAACCTCAATAGTACTAATGCATGATTTAGGCAGCAAAAAATCTACCGTAGAGGCGTTACCTAAGATTATTGAACAACTAAGCGCCTTAGGTTATAAATTTGGCACACTTAATGAAAAATCATATTATGTTCATCATCGCTAA
- a CDS encoding copper homeostasis protein CutC translates to MKKIIFEACVDCYESALNAKNAGADRLELCSELSVGGLTPSFGLVKQVRKITDIKLNVLIRARSGDFCFNDNDIEIMVNDILELKKLGVDGVVIGALTQDATIAKKNVLKMINAAKPLSITFHRAFDLVKAPQQALNTLIELGVDRVLTSGLAQNAFAGRHLIKQLVKYSQNKIIIMPGAGVSENNIYDIVKTTGVSEIHSSGKINVQNVMFNTNNRVKEEATTRYLTSQQRVQEMIKEANNAIID, encoded by the coding sequence ATGAAAAAAATAATATTTGAGGCCTGTGTAGATTGTTATGAATCAGCCCTAAACGCCAAAAATGCCGGAGCAGACAGACTAGAGCTATGTAGCGAGCTAAGTGTAGGTGGACTAACACCCTCTTTTGGTTTAGTAAAACAAGTCCGTAAAATAACAGATATTAAACTTAATGTATTAATAAGGGCCAGATCAGGAGACTTTTGCTTTAATGATAATGACATAGAAATAATGGTAAATGACATTTTAGAGCTTAAAAAACTTGGAGTTGATGGTGTTGTAATTGGGGCATTAACCCAAGATGCAACTATAGCTAAAAAAAATGTATTAAAAATGATTAATGCTGCTAAACCTCTAAGTATTACCTTTCATAGGGCCTTTGATTTAGTAAAAGCGCCTCAGCAAGCCCTAAATACCTTAATAGAATTAGGGGTTGATAGAGTGCTTACCTCAGGTTTAGCTCAAAATGCTTTTGCTGGTAGACATCTAATAAAACAGTTAGTAAAATATTCTCAAAATAAAATAATAATAATGCCAGGTGCTGGAGTCTCCGAGAATAATATTTATGATATAGTTAAAACAACAGGGGTCAGTGAGATTCACTCTTCTGGAAAAATAAATGTACAAAATGTTATGTTTAATACTAACAATAGAGTTAAAGAAGAAGCTACAACAAGGTACCTAACTAGTCAACAAAGAGTACAAGAAATGATAAAAGAAGCAAACAATGCAATAATCGATTAA
- a CDS encoding response regulator transcription factor — translation MKHRVFIVDDDTNIRELIRKFLVKEGYDVLTFASSKDVIKNMHALQPDCLVLDIMMPGENGLDLCRNIRREFNTPIIFLSAKGEEIDRILGIELGGDDYLVKPFSPRELVVRIKALLRRSVIQNKSLKSHRVSIGNLFINKDARIFSIDDNDINLTNKEFELITYLVENAHKAMSREQIIDTIWGYDYIGEMRSVDDLVRRLRKKLKTGNANVTIETVWGYGYKLEKK, via the coding sequence ATGAAACATAGAGTTTTCATTGTTGATGATGATACCAATATAAGAGAGCTTATTAGAAAGTTTTTAGTAAAAGAGGGTTATGATGTTCTTACCTTTGCCAGCAGCAAAGATGTAATAAAAAATATGCATGCCCTGCAACCCGATTGTTTGGTATTAGATATAATGATGCCTGGTGAAAATGGTTTAGATTTATGTCGTAATATTAGAAGAGAATTTAATACACCAATAATTTTTTTGTCAGCTAAGGGTGAAGAGATAGACCGAATACTAGGAATAGAGCTAGGAGGAGATGACTATTTAGTTAAGCCATTTAGCCCTAGAGAGTTAGTGGTGAGAATTAAAGCCTTATTGAGAAGATCAGTTATTCAAAATAAATCGCTAAAATCTCATAGAGTATCAATTGGTAACTTATTTATAAATAAAGATGCCCGTATTTTTAGTATTGATGATAATGATATTAACCTAACTAATAAAGAGTTTGAACTAATAACCTATTTGGTTGAAAATGCCCACAAAGCTATGTCCCGTGAACAAATTATTGATACCATTTGGGGTTATGATTATATAGGTGAAATGAGATCAGTAGACGATTTAGTAAGAAGATTAAGAAAAAAACTAAAAACAGGAAACGCTAATGTAACAATAGAAACTGTATGGGGCTACGGATACAAACTTGAAAAGAAATAG